A stretch of the Nostoc sp. HK-01 genome encodes the following:
- a CDS encoding transposase IS204/IS1001/IS1096/IS1165 family protein — MSVLTHLLPDSSNLRLENCQLDKIKTKIYLIVSAISRVVNCPVCNQPTQKIHSRYERLLADLPWADYSITLQLRVRKFFCINSLCKQRIFTERLTNVTAPWARKTLRLAQRLSVIGLANGGAAGERLLQQWGIKVSRNTLLNLVRSIPLPPIVTPHTLGVDDFCFRKCKTYGTALIDLERSRPIALLKDALAETLAEWLKAHPGVKVVSRDRSKTYESGIRQGAPEAIQVADRFHLLQNLAETLNEVFATHYQALKAVDEIYSLSSVTQTDGTVVVRVPRPTREQQALLLAEQSRARRVAIHQQVWDLHHQGWSGKAIARQVGIGVTSVFRYLRTLTFVEPTQRRSRGRSILVPYQEYILKRWNEGCHEGLILFKEIQQQGYKGSYDTVARYTRRIRTVQEIKPRKRYSIKSLPKVTQPKKLCLTPRRAVWLVLRKPESQQPDSEELLALLTAQHPDLAEAIQLSQGFACIVRQRQPEQLDPWLTQAEMSNLTAFRRFAKRLREDYDAVKAGVTMSVSNGPVEGHINRLKMLKRQMYGRAKIDLLERRFLLAT; from the coding sequence ATGTCGGTGCTAACTCACCTATTACCAGATTCAAGCAATCTGAGACTTGAGAATTGCCAACTTGACAAGATAAAAACGAAGATTTATTTGATTGTTTCCGCAATCAGTAGAGTAGTTAACTGTCCAGTTTGTAACCAACCAACTCAAAAAATTCATAGTCGCTATGAACGCTTATTAGCAGACTTACCCTGGGCTGATTACAGCATTACCTTACAGTTACGGGTAAGGAAGTTTTTTTGCATTAATAGTTTGTGTAAACAACGCATTTTTACAGAAAGGCTGACTAATGTAACCGCACCTTGGGCGAGAAAAACTCTACGTTTAGCTCAACGATTGAGTGTGATTGGTTTAGCTAATGGTGGTGCAGCAGGGGAAAGACTATTACAGCAATGGGGGATAAAAGTTTCTCGCAACACACTGTTAAACTTAGTCCGCTCAATCCCACTGCCACCAATCGTAACGCCACATACTCTTGGGGTAGACGACTTCTGCTTTCGTAAGTGTAAAACTTACGGGACAGCACTAATTGACCTCGAACGCAGCCGACCAATTGCTCTACTAAAAGATGCCTTGGCTGAAACCTTGGCAGAATGGTTAAAAGCGCACCCTGGTGTCAAAGTCGTCTCACGAGATCGGTCAAAAACTTATGAAAGTGGTATTCGTCAAGGCGCACCAGAAGCCATTCAAGTTGCAGACCGTTTTCACTTATTACAGAACTTAGCTGAAACACTTAACGAAGTTTTCGCTACACATTATCAAGCTCTCAAAGCCGTCGATGAAATATACAGTCTTTCATCAGTAACCCAAACAGATGGTACTGTAGTTGTGCGAGTACCACGACCAACTCGTGAACAACAGGCACTCTTATTAGCAGAACAAAGCCGTGCCAGACGAGTTGCTATCCATCAGCAAGTTTGGGACTTACATCACCAGGGTTGGAGTGGAAAAGCTATAGCCCGTCAAGTTGGGATTGGTGTAACAAGTGTATTTCGCTATCTACGTACTCTCACCTTTGTTGAACCAACTCAGCGAAGAAGCCGAGGTCGAAGTATTTTAGTTCCATATCAAGAATATATTCTAAAACGCTGGAATGAAGGTTGTCACGAAGGCTTAATTTTGTTTAAGGAAATTCAACAGCAGGGTTACAAAGGGAGTTATGACACTGTAGCTCGTTACACACGTCGTATCCGTACAGTACAAGAAATCAAGCCAAGAAAACGGTATTCGATTAAGTCTTTACCAAAAGTCACTCAACCCAAGAAACTTTGTCTCACGCCTCGTCGTGCTGTATGGCTAGTGCTGCGGAAACCAGAGTCGCAACAGCCAGATTCGGAGGAATTGCTTGCACTACTAACAGCACAACATCCAGATTTAGCCGAAGCTATTCAGTTATCGCAAGGCTTTGCCTGTATTGTTCGCCAACGGCAACCTGAACAGCTTGATCCTTGGCTCACTCAAGCAGAAATGAGCAATCTGACTGCTTTTCGTCGCTTTGCTAAACGATTGCGTGAAGACTACGACGCGGTGAAGGCAGGTGTAACTATGTCAGTTAGCAATGGCCCCGTTGAAGGGCATATTAATCGGCTGAAAATGTTAAAGCGACAGATGTATGGTCGCGCCAAAATAGATTTACTTGAGCGACGATTTTTGTTAGCAACTTAA
- a CDS encoding putative 2-haloacid halidohydrolase Iva produces the protein MKDNDKEPKQHYGQFRKLKSSTLKQGMTRRSALGLLSSGGLALMAGASAVATGRVAQAAGNANPQQITALVFDAYGTLFDVFLPVFNRAREIYGTGYNDLLYQTLIQVWRLKQLEYSWLRTLINQYEDFYSCTLSALDFALRSVGIDPESDPAKRDALASRYFTLDAYPEALEVLTTLKSRGYKLAILSNGSTDMLQQVVVANNMQNVLDKWISVDQVGVFKPNPRVYSLAGPELGVPRQQILFVSSNSFDVLGAKSYGLQTAWIRRSATLPQVADAMPSSVSPNTLFGILRGRQEFQEETSYLPDYVVLPPAATPTQGLRGLLTLPPLL, from the coding sequence ATGAAAGACAACGACAAAGAACCGAAGCAGCATTATGGCCAGTTCAGAAAGCTGAAAAGCAGTACGCTCAAGCAAGGAATGACTAGACGCAGTGCGCTCGGTCTGTTGAGCAGCGGCGGACTGGCGCTGATGGCTGGTGCTAGTGCAGTTGCGACTGGAAGGGTAGCGCAGGCAGCCGGAAACGCAAATCCCCAGCAAATTACTGCACTGGTTTTTGATGCCTATGGTACTTTGTTTGATGTCTTCTTGCCTGTCTTCAACCGCGCCAGAGAGATCTACGGGACTGGCTACAATGACCTTCTCTATCAAACCCTCATTCAGGTCTGGCGACTCAAACAGCTTGAATATTCGTGGTTGCGGACTCTGATCAATCAGTATGAAGATTTTTACTCTTGCACTCTTTCAGCGCTCGACTTTGCTCTACGCAGCGTCGGGATTGATCCAGAGTCCGATCCGGCAAAGCGAGATGCTCTAGCATCTCGTTACTTTACCCTCGATGCCTATCCCGAAGCGCTCGAAGTGCTAACTACCCTCAAGAGTCGCGGTTATAAATTAGCCATCCTTTCTAACGGTAGCACTGATATGCTGCAACAGGTGGTCGTTGCCAATAATATGCAAAACGTCCTCGACAAGTGGATTAGTGTCGATCAAGTCGGTGTATTTAAGCCTAATCCAAGGGTCTATTCGCTGGCTGGGCCTGAGCTTGGTGTTCCTCGCCAACAGATATTGTTTGTGTCCTCTAATAGCTTCGATGTGCTTGGTGCAAAGAGCTATGGTTTACAGACTGCCTGGATAAGGCGGAGCGCTACACTTCCCCAAGTGGCGGATGCTATGCCAAGTTCAGTATCACCTAATACTTTGTTTGGCATTCTGCGCGGTCGCCAGGAGTTTCAGGAGGAGACGAGTTACCTGCCCGACTATGTTGTTCTGCCCCCTGCTGCTACACCAACCCAAGGTTTAAGGGGTCTGCTCACACTGCCACCGCTACTGTAA
- a CDS encoding transposase, which produces MKTKAQYKVRNWNAYDAALKQRGSITFWVNEEVIEQWCNQQKTGRKGASNYYSDVAIATMGTIQSVFNLPGRQAEGFLESLFMLMGIELQVPDHSTLCRRLSKLSVKLPVVPKDKAVHVVVDSTGVKVYGEGEWKVRTHGVGKRRTWRKLHLGVDENSGEILGAVVTTNDLADCEVLTDILEQISQPIEQVSGDGGYDTKGCYDTISQQGAKATIPPRSNAKMQQTHPHSQPHPRDENLRRVNQVGRKQWKQESGYHRRSLSETAIFRLKTIFGGKLRRRFFDNQAVELFLQCAALNRMIQLGKPDSYKVED; this is translated from the coding sequence ATGAAGACGAAAGCCCAGTATAAAGTTCGGAATTGGAACGCTTATGATGCGGCACTCAAGCAACGAGGCAGTATAACCTTCTGGGTGAATGAAGAAGTAATCGAGCAGTGGTGCAACCAGCAGAAAACTGGGAGAAAGGGAGCATCAAATTACTACTCTGATGTGGCGATTGCCACAATGGGGACTATTCAATCGGTGTTTAACTTGCCTGGACGGCAAGCGGAGGGTTTCTTAGAATCACTGTTTATGTTGATGGGAATTGAGTTACAAGTCCCGGATCACTCTACCTTATGCCGACGTTTAAGCAAGTTGTCGGTGAAACTGCCAGTAGTGCCAAAAGACAAGGCGGTTCATGTTGTAGTGGATTCAACTGGGGTAAAAGTTTATGGTGAAGGCGAGTGGAAAGTCCGCACACATGGGGTTGGTAAACGACGGACATGGCGCAAGTTGCACCTAGGAGTTGATGAGAACAGTGGTGAAATTCTGGGTGCGGTGGTAACTACTAATGATCTGGCTGATTGTGAAGTGCTAACAGACATATTAGAGCAGATTTCACAGCCGATAGAGCAAGTCTCTGGGGATGGTGGCTATGACACAAAAGGTTGTTACGACACCATTTCACAACAAGGGGCGAAAGCCACTATTCCACCACGTAGCAACGCCAAAATGCAGCAAACACATCCTCATTCCCAGCCCCATCCCAGAGATGAAAATCTGCGAAGGGTGAACCAAGTTGGACGTAAACAATGGAAACAAGAAAGCGGATATCATCGCCGTTCTTTATCTGAAACTGCTATCTTTCGGCTCAAAACCATCTTTGGTGGCAAGTTGAGACGACGCTTTTTTGACAACCAGGCTGTGGAGTTGTTTTTGCAATGTGCTGCCTTGAATCGCATGATCCAGCTAGGTAAACCTGATTCTTATAAAGTCGAAGATTAA
- a CDS encoding DnaB helicase: protein MDKYLSRKLISIGNEIVRLGYEQSKPLVEKLDAAEQKIFSIRHQSQLDDEPEMLGDISLRVLAEIQKITETGESPGVPTGFHDLDAMLSGGFQPGDLIIVGGRPSMGKSSFCHQIAFNIAFTYQSPTMIFTLEMSKENVTQRLLASESWIDSGYLRSGRISETQWPVLADVVKNFGEVPLMMDSQSCPSVTEIRSKVRKAIAKRGQVKLVVVDYLQLMADGSDALLVQKIGEITRQLKLLARDCNLPIILLSQLSRGVETRNNKRPILSDMRESGQIEQNADIVLGLYRDEYYSPDTPDRGIAEVILLKQRNGPTGTIKLLFDPQYTKFKNLARPNY from the coding sequence ATGGATAAATATTTGAGCAGAAAATTAATATCTATTGGCAACGAAATTGTAAGGCTAGGCTATGAACAATCAAAGCCTTTAGTGGAAAAGTTGGATGCAGCAGAGCAGAAAATATTTTCTATCCGCCACCAAAGCCAACTTGATGATGAGCCAGAGATGCTGGGTGATATTAGTCTTCGGGTATTGGCTGAAATTCAGAAAATAACAGAAACAGGTGAATCCCCAGGTGTGCCAACCGGATTTCATGATTTGGATGCTATGCTCAGTGGCGGCTTTCAGCCTGGAGATTTAATTATTGTTGGTGGACGGCCATCAATGGGGAAATCTAGCTTCTGCCATCAAATAGCATTCAATATCGCCTTTACCTATCAATCCCCAACTATGATTTTTACCTTGGAAATGTCCAAAGAAAATGTCACTCAAAGACTCTTGGCTTCTGAATCATGGATTGACTCAGGATATTTAAGGTCGGGCAGAATCTCAGAAACTCAATGGCCAGTACTGGCAGACGTGGTAAAAAACTTTGGTGAAGTACCTCTGATGATGGATAGCCAATCTTGTCCGAGCGTTACCGAAATTCGCTCTAAAGTACGCAAAGCTATTGCAAAACGCGGACAGGTAAAATTGGTTGTTGTCGACTATTTGCAACTGATGGCCGATGGCAGTGATGCCTTATTAGTACAGAAAATTGGGGAAATTACTCGGCAACTAAAATTGTTAGCACGAGATTGTAATTTACCAATAATTTTACTTTCTCAATTAAGTCGAGGAGTTGAAACAAGAAACAATAAACGCCCAATTCTTTCTGATATGCGTGAATCAGGGCAGATTGAGCAGAACGCTGACATAGTATTAGGGCTTTACAGGGATGAGTATTACAGTCCTGACACCCCAGATAGAGGTATTGCAGAAGTCATCCTTTTGAAGCAGCGTAATGGCCCCACAGGAACCATTAAATTGCTTTTCGACCCGCAGTATACTAAGTTCAAAAATTTAGCTAGGCCCAATTACTAA